In the genome of Segatella copri, one region contains:
- a CDS encoding SusC/RagA family TonB-linked outer membrane protein gives MEKIKTNNVMRLACLTIMWVACVIGAAAQQVITGNVTDAKFNEPIIGANVVLVNTQNRYVKGVTTDMDGNYSLQVPADAKNLSLQVSFIGMKTIKVKYTGQTKADFQLKDDTKTELGEVTVTANRRDNMGITKMERTSSVQSINLADIVDASPVTSIEDALQGQISGLDITMGGDPGAKNTMQIRGTNTLTGDANPLIVVDGVPYDANISDDFDFATANSEDFGALLNIAPSNIESIDVLKDGAATAIYGSKGSNGVLLINTKKGAMGKTRFNFSSKWTIKQEPSSIPLLNGRQYTAMMQDALWNAANAKGLSNASAEMDMLFNADPINYNPNYQYYNEYNQDTDWLDAVKQHALTSDNNFDMSGGGEKARYRFSLGYLNEEGTTKGTGLTRLTSQLRVTYNFSDRLRVHTDFSFVNTKKDANVLENVRSMAQSSMPNKSPYWIDPTTGLPTDQYFSLNSSYEGSFSMSGSKGNHFNPVAMAELGFNKTNVRDEKMTVTMEYDFPFDLRFRGWVSLYMKTQKNNKFLPQAATGVLMNSIYANQATDATSDAYSLQSEWKLLYNKVFGEKHGLTATGVFRTYQSESTSTSNSTYGNASANLSDPVIGSAVAGANSASNERRTVTLTGQVVYNYDSRYVLNGTINYEGNSSMGRNNRFATYPSCGLAWNIDREHFWSDGFHKVVNEAKVRASLAWTGKSPSGASDYYGAFQSMGTYVTNPAIYPSRMQLDKLKWESTREWDLGFDFRFFNRLNVTLDYYDKKTTDLLSRNVEISSTTGYAKLSWMNSGSLSNKGFEARFDYDVIKRGPWSLRVNANASRNINKVEVLPANYTQEKYTFGNGNYAMRIVEGQPIGAFYGYRYKGVYQNTNETYAKDAAGNVMYDVNGKPITMRNGSTLVYPGDAKYEDVNKDGVINEKDIVYLGNANPKLIFGGGFMLKWKDLSLTTVFYGRLGQKVINSARMNLENMYGKDNQSTAVLNRWRSEGDQTDIPRALYGMGYNYLGSDRFVEDATYVRLKTLTLCYNVPKKFLSKLGWGISACKIYATGYDLFTFTSYSGQEPEVGMPSAKSLVRDNATTPVSKRYVFNINLNF, from the coding sequence ATGGAAAAGATAAAGACTAATAACGTAATGAGGCTTGCATGCTTGACCATCATGTGGGTGGCTTGTGTTATCGGCGCAGCTGCTCAACAGGTTATTACGGGTAATGTAACCGATGCTAAGTTCAATGAACCTATCATTGGTGCCAATGTGGTGTTGGTAAATACCCAAAACCGATATGTCAAGGGTGTGACTACTGATATGGATGGTAACTATAGCCTTCAGGTACCTGCCGATGCCAAGAATCTTAGCTTACAGGTATCTTTCATCGGTATGAAAACCATCAAGGTGAAATATACAGGACAGACAAAGGCGGATTTCCAGTTGAAGGATGATACCAAGACCGAATTGGGAGAGGTAACCGTCACTGCGAACCGACGTGATAATATGGGTATCACAAAGATGGAACGTACTTCTTCAGTACAGTCTATCAATTTGGCTGATATCGTTGATGCTTCTCCGGTAACCTCTATAGAGGATGCCTTGCAGGGTCAGATTTCTGGTCTTGATATCACCATGGGTGGTGATCCTGGTGCCAAGAATACCATGCAGATTCGTGGTACCAATACATTGACAGGCGATGCCAATCCGTTGATTGTAGTTGATGGTGTACCATACGATGCCAATATCAGCGATGACTTCGATTTTGCTACAGCTAATTCAGAAGACTTTGGTGCCTTGTTGAATATTGCTCCATCTAATATCGAGAGCATCGATGTGCTCAAGGATGGTGCAGCAACAGCCATCTATGGTTCCAAGGGTTCCAATGGTGTGCTTCTCATCAATACCAAGAAGGGTGCGATGGGTAAGACTCGCTTCAACTTCTCTTCTAAGTGGACTATCAAGCAGGAGCCTTCTTCCATTCCTTTGCTGAATGGTCGTCAATATACAGCCATGATGCAGGATGCGCTTTGGAATGCTGCCAATGCCAAGGGCTTGTCTAATGCTTCTGCCGAGATGGATATGCTGTTCAATGCAGACCCTATCAATTACAATCCTAATTATCAGTATTACAACGAGTATAATCAGGATACTGATTGGCTTGATGCTGTAAAGCAGCATGCCCTGACTTCTGATAACAACTTCGACATGTCGGGTGGTGGTGAAAAGGCCAGATATCGTTTCTCCTTGGGCTACTTGAATGAGGAAGGAACAACAAAGGGAACGGGACTTACTCGTTTGACATCACAGTTGAGAGTGACTTACAATTTCTCCGACCGTTTGCGCGTGCATACCGATTTCTCTTTTGTTAATACCAAGAAGGATGCGAATGTGTTGGAGAATGTTCGCTCAATGGCACAATCTTCCATGCCTAACAAGTCTCCTTATTGGATAGACCCAACAACAGGTTTGCCTACCGACCAGTACTTCTCTTTGAACTCTTCCTACGAAGGGTCGTTCTCTATGAGTGGTAGCAAGGGTAATCATTTTAATCCTGTGGCTATGGCAGAGTTGGGCTTTAATAAGACCAATGTCCGTGATGAGAAGATGACGGTTACGATGGAATATGACTTTCCGTTTGATCTTCGCTTCAGAGGATGGGTGTCTTTGTATATGAAGACTCAGAAGAACAATAAGTTCTTGCCACAGGCTGCTACGGGTGTCTTGATGAATAGTATCTATGCCAATCAGGCTACTGATGCAACTTCGGATGCTTACTCGTTGCAGTCGGAATGGAAACTCTTATATAATAAGGTGTTTGGCGAGAAGCATGGCTTGACTGCTACAGGTGTATTTCGTACCTACCAGTCTGAAAGTACAAGTACTTCTAATTCTACTTATGGAAATGCTTCGGCAAATCTTTCAGACCCTGTGATTGGTAGTGCGGTGGCAGGAGCTAACTCTGCTTCCAATGAGCGACGCACGGTTACTCTTACAGGACAGGTAGTGTATAACTATGATAGCCGTTATGTATTGAATGGAACCATCAATTACGAGGGTAACTCATCTATGGGTAGAAACAATCGTTTTGCTACTTATCCTAGTTGCGGATTGGCTTGGAATATCGATAGAGAGCATTTTTGGTCTGATGGCTTCCACAAGGTGGTGAATGAGGCAAAGGTTCGCGCCAGTTTGGCTTGGACGGGTAAATCTCCTAGCGGTGCTTCTGATTACTATGGTGCGTTCCAGAGCATGGGTACATACGTAACCAATCCTGCCATTTATCCTTCTCGCATGCAGTTGGATAAATTGAAGTGGGAGTCAACTCGTGAGTGGGACTTGGGTTTTGATTTCCGATTCTTCAACAGATTGAACGTAACCTTGGATTATTATGATAAGAAGACCACCGACTTGTTGTCTAGAAATGTGGAAATTTCAAGTACCACTGGTTATGCCAAGTTATCTTGGATGAACTCAGGTTCTTTGAGCAATAAGGGTTTTGAGGCTCGTTTCGACTATGATGTCATCAAGCGAGGTCCATGGTCGTTGAGAGTGAATGCCAATGCCTCACGTAATATAAATAAGGTGGAGGTGTTGCCTGCCAACTATACTCAGGAGAAATATACCTTCGGCAATGGTAACTATGCCATGAGAATCGTAGAGGGACAGCCAATTGGCGCTTTCTATGGTTATCGTTACAAGGGCGTATATCAGAATACCAACGAAACCTATGCCAAGGATGCTGCGGGCAACGTGATGTATGATGTAAATGGCAAGCCTATCACTATGCGCAATGGTAGTACTTTGGTTTATCCTGGTGATGCCAAGTATGAGGATGTCAATAAAGATGGTGTCATCAACGAAAAGGATATCGTTTACTTGGGTAATGCCAATCCTAAGCTGATTTTCGGTGGTGGATTCATGCTGAAGTGGAAGGATCTTTCCTTGACCACTGTCTTCTATGGCCGTCTTGGACAGAAGGTAATCAACAGCGCTCGTATGAACCTGGAGAATATGTATGGAAAGGACAACCAGTCAACTGCGGTGTTGAACCGTTGGCGCTCGGAAGGTGACCAGACAGATATTCCTCGTGCTCTCTATGGTATGGGTTACAACTATTTGGGTTCCGATCGTTTCGTTGAGGATGCTACTTATGTTCGCTTGAAGACTTTGACTCTTTGCTACAATGTACCAAAGAAGTTCTTGAGTAAGTTGGGATGGGGTATTTCTGCTTGTAAGATTTACGCTACAGGTTACGATCTCTTTACCTTTACCAGTTATTCCGGTCAGGAGCCTGAGGTGGGCATGCCATCAGCCAAGAGTTTGGTGAGGGATAATGCAACCACACCAGTCTCTAAGCGTTATGTGTTCAATATCAATCTCAACTTTTAA
- a CDS encoding RagB/SusD family nutrient uptake outer membrane protein, whose amino-acid sequence MKKTINILLLAATVSLSFTSCTDWLDVLPKNEQVSTEYWKSKEEVEAVINSGYYQMRQAVPSLIKWGELRGGAMFSNDSKETKLQDFLMTPDNSLCDYGTLYKIINFANSVIKNAPKVQASDNTYYDAVMNAHLCEAYFQRAYCYLILVKNFKEVPLVLNPYTDDSQDTNAAKDSEEDIVKQIKADVETALATNSAKSTYENDWETKGRVTKWALYALMADVSLWSEDYDTCKKYCDMILNANKSGEQFYPRFLKNTQDWYTIFYPGNSNESIFELNWNYELAKESNNFSLSLFPMSNSGLNFTTDAIAKMDEEVAKVMNPGERTGRMNLATYATVNGTKYLWKYYGNDVADIEGGVRLHQDANFILYRVAEIILMKAQAEVMTGHVSEAIDLVNQIRERASLPVITDAEKESYGEENTLEEILNQKEMEFFGEAKRWYDLLWLARIDNHKYKNKAIEYICEGNQTTKAEWIKSSLIDNYAWYIPLPQKDIEHNQLLVQNPYYSK is encoded by the coding sequence ATGAAGAAGACAATTAATATATTACTGTTGGCGGCTACGGTATCGCTTTCGTTTACTTCCTGTACCGACTGGTTGGATGTATTGCCAAAGAATGAACAAGTATCAACGGAGTATTGGAAGTCAAAGGAGGAAGTGGAGGCTGTCATTAACTCAGGTTATTACCAGATGCGCCAGGCAGTTCCAAGCCTCATCAAGTGGGGTGAACTGCGAGGTGGTGCAATGTTCTCAAATGATAGCAAGGAGACCAAGTTGCAGGATTTCCTGATGACTCCTGATAATTCTTTGTGCGACTATGGCACTCTTTATAAGATTATCAACTTTGCCAACTCTGTGATTAAGAATGCACCAAAGGTTCAGGCTTCTGATAACACCTATTATGATGCTGTTATGAACGCTCACCTTTGCGAAGCGTATTTCCAGCGTGCCTATTGCTATCTCATCTTGGTGAAGAACTTCAAGGAGGTACCGCTTGTCCTCAATCCATATACCGACGATTCGCAAGATACGAATGCAGCCAAGGATAGCGAGGAAGATATTGTGAAGCAGATCAAGGCCGATGTGGAAACGGCTTTGGCTACTAACTCTGCCAAGTCAACCTATGAGAATGATTGGGAGACCAAGGGACGTGTTACCAAGTGGGCTCTTTATGCCTTGATGGCTGACGTGAGTTTGTGGAGTGAGGATTATGATACCTGCAAGAAGTATTGTGATATGATTCTCAATGCAAACAAGAGTGGCGAACAATTTTATCCTCGATTCTTGAAGAATACGCAGGATTGGTACACCATCTTCTATCCGGGTAACTCCAATGAGAGCATCTTCGAGCTGAACTGGAACTACGAGTTGGCAAAAGAGAGCAATAATTTCTCTCTCAGTCTTTTCCCGATGTCCAATAGTGGCTTGAATTTCACTACGGATGCCATTGCTAAGATGGACGAGGAAGTGGCTAAGGTGATGAATCCTGGTGAACGAACTGGCAGAATGAATTTGGCCACCTACGCTACGGTGAATGGAACCAAGTATCTCTGGAAGTATTACGGCAATGATGTGGCAGACATCGAAGGTGGTGTCCGTCTCCATCAGGATGCCAACTTTATTCTCTACCGTGTGGCAGAAATCATCTTGATGAAGGCCCAGGCAGAAGTGATGACAGGTCATGTCTCTGAGGCTATCGACCTGGTAAACCAGATTCGTGAGCGTGCTTCCTTGCCTGTTATCACAGATGCCGAGAAGGAATCTTACGGTGAGGAAAATACTTTGGAAGAAATCCTAAACCAGAAGGAGATGGAGTTCTTTGGAGAGGCGAAACGCTGGTATGATTTGCTATGGCTGGCTCGTATAGATAACCATAAGTACAAGAATAAGGCCATAGAGTATATCTGCGAGGGTAATCAGACAACCAAGGCAGAATGGATTAAATCTTCACTCATCGACAATTATGCCTGGTATATCCCATTGCCACAGAAAGACATTGAGCATAACCAGTTGCTGGTTCAGAATCCTTATTATAGTAAGTAA
- a CDS encoding DUF5108 domain-containing protein, whose amino-acid sequence MKKIYFLGLAAMLMLASCDSSVFDIGSDPAQGSTFKSDENSPISNTLEKDGRFGEFVNVLNVSGLYNALNQSSDGVSFTVFAPTDEAMNKFEAALGSKVADAGKEYARSFVLYHTVKDSIQADQFVNKTSITSLTKDKINIKIDEEHSGQAILSNSNSQAQVIEMGLPASNGKIYVLSSALTPLVETLADRISGNREYSILNQAVKETGWDKILNTVTDTMMVEGVETTVNRNYSVLAVNDATFAKANIASLEQLKQKLAEMNTDAMVSADSLLRAYVGYHIINSKNTLDAMGTVQGDNTSRLWSTGASNLVFTLTTDTTKTAAAERYAINTASGTPVHFVENESNVLALNGYLHQVDSWMPVWEPAPQMVVWDLADDNEIKSLVEDASVEYQPEVASTKQQLVSLSRASCFTHSETETKNTTFAPICYYTTLKPADKAIEYGAKQANNNDCIVFNLGNTGTASMQTPTLVRGKYKVLLDVVYTTSHNFMRQKTDGSGGTLEVTFDGKDRNYVAPYTLVKSSSNVVLPGVYTTVLYDEIEFDSTSSHTFSFKVKDGAASTNKNFSLQFDTITFVPVND is encoded by the coding sequence ATGAAAAAGATATATTTTTTAGGCTTGGCAGCGATGCTGATGTTGGCTTCCTGCGATTCTTCTGTTTTCGACATAGGCTCTGATCCTGCCCAAGGTTCTACCTTTAAGTCGGATGAGAATTCGCCTATCTCTAATACTTTGGAGAAGGATGGGCGATTTGGAGAGTTTGTGAATGTCTTGAATGTTTCCGGACTCTATAATGCGCTCAATCAGTCATCGGATGGAGTTAGTTTCACGGTCTTTGCTCCTACCGACGAGGCAATGAATAAGTTTGAGGCTGCATTGGGCTCCAAGGTGGCTGATGCCGGTAAGGAGTATGCTAGAAGTTTCGTGCTTTATCATACGGTGAAAGATTCTATCCAGGCAGATCAGTTTGTCAATAAGACCAGTATCACCAGCTTGACCAAGGATAAGATCAATATAAAGATTGATGAAGAACATTCTGGTCAGGCTATCTTGTCGAACAGTAATAGTCAGGCACAGGTGATAGAAATGGGGCTTCCTGCTTCTAATGGTAAGATTTATGTGCTTTCTTCTGCCTTGACACCATTGGTAGAGACGCTGGCAGATAGAATTTCCGGCAATAGAGAATATAGTATCTTGAATCAAGCCGTAAAGGAGACTGGCTGGGATAAGATTCTCAATACTGTGACTGATACCATGATGGTAGAGGGAGTTGAGACTACGGTCAATCGCAACTATAGTGTGCTGGCGGTGAATGATGCCACCTTTGCGAAGGCAAACATAGCATCTTTGGAACAGTTGAAGCAGAAGTTGGCTGAAATGAATACTGATGCCATGGTTTCTGCCGATTCCTTACTCCGTGCTTATGTGGGCTACCACATTATTAATAGTAAGAATACCCTGGATGCCATGGGTACCGTTCAAGGTGACAATACCAGTCGATTGTGGTCAACAGGTGCCAGTAACCTTGTATTTACCCTGACCACCGATACCACCAAGACGGCAGCTGCTGAGCGTTATGCCATCAATACTGCGAGCGGCACTCCTGTTCATTTCGTAGAGAATGAATCGAATGTACTTGCCTTGAATGGTTACCTGCACCAGGTGGATAGCTGGATGCCTGTTTGGGAACCAGCCCCGCAGATGGTAGTATGGGACCTGGCTGACGACAATGAAATCAAGAGCCTTGTTGAAGATGCCTCTGTAGAGTATCAGCCTGAAGTTGCAAGCACCAAGCAGCAGTTGGTTTCCCTGAGTCGGGCATCTTGCTTCACTCATAGCGAGACAGAGACCAAGAATACCACCTTTGCTCCAATTTGCTATTATACAACATTGAAGCCAGCCGACAAGGCGATTGAGTATGGTGCCAAGCAGGCTAACAACAACGATTGCATTGTGTTCAACCTTGGAAATACCGGTACGGCAAGCATGCAGACTCCTACCTTGGTAAGAGGAAAGTATAAGGTGTTGTTGGATGTGGTTTATACAACCAGCCACAACTTTATGCGTCAGAAGACTGATGGCTCTGGTGGAACCTTAGAAGTAACCTTCGATGGTAAGGATCGCAACTATGTGGCTCCTTACACCTTGGTGAAATCTTCTTCAAACGTAGTACTTCCAGGTGTTTATACTACTGTGCTTTATGATGAGATAGAGTTTGATAGCACATCTTCTCATACCTTCTCGTTCAAGGTGAAGGATGGAGCTGCCTCTACCAATAAGAACTTCTCATTGCAGTTTGACACCATCACATTCGTGCCGGTGAACGACTAA